A part of Aegilops tauschii subsp. strangulata cultivar AL8/78 chromosome 2, Aet v6.0, whole genome shotgun sequence genomic DNA contains:
- the LOC109747757 gene encoding uncharacterized protein, which yields MDFLEPTLALDETHYQEGYTNGYDDGLVSGKEEARQVGLKNGFQAGEELGFYQGCLDVWMSVIRLDQDAFSARVRKYMEQLAALVSNYPLSDPEDEQLQGMMREIRLKFSVITGSLGAKLGYEGRPTSSEQDIEDM from the coding sequence ATGGATTTTCTTGAACCAACATTAGCCTTAGATGAGACACATTATCAAGAGGGTTATACAAATGGGTATGATGATGGCCTGGTATCTGGAAAGGAAGAGGCAAGGCAGGTTGGCTTAAAGAATGGTTTCCAGGCTGGCGAAGAACTGGGATTCTATCAGGGCTGCTTGGATGTGTGGATGTCAGTAATTCGCCTTGATCAAGATGCATTCTCAGCTCGGGTGAGGAAATACATGGAGCAACTAGCTGCACTTGTGAGCAACTATCCTTTGTCTGATCCAGAGGATGAGCAGCTTCAAGGCATGATGAGGGAGATAAGACTGAAATTCAGCGTTATCACGGGAAGCTTAGGAGCAAAATTGGGGTATGAAGGTCGCCCCACATCATCTGAGCAAGACATCGAGGATATGTAG
- the LOC109747755 gene encoding probable glutathione S-transferase GSTU6 produces MEEELTLVGYWSSPFALRARFALNLKGLPYAYVEEVGLFDGKSPLLLASNPVHKRVPVLIHNGKPVPESQLIVQYVDEAFPASSPRLLPPDPHERAVARFWASYVDGELLSAWLPVYGGRTGEERAEAAGRVGAALETLERAFGECSKGKGFFGGDTVGLVDVVLGGFVGWLQTSEAMCGVRLLDAAATPLLAAWAERFRALDGVKEVMPDAQRLLEYNLMRRARLGLPPTSPPPPLQHQ; encoded by the coding sequence ATGGAGGAGGAGCTGACGCTGGTGGGGTACTGGTCGAGCCCGTTCGCGTTGCGCGCGCGCTTCGCCCTCAACCTCAAGGGCCTCCCCTACGCGTACGTGGAGGAGGTGGGCCTCTTCGACGGCAAGAGCCCGCTCCTCCTCGCCTCCAACCCCGTGCACAAGAGGGTGCCGGTGCTCATCCACAACGGCAAGCCCGTCCCCGAGTCGCAGCTCATCGTGCAGTACGTCGACGAGGCTTTCCCGGCCAGCTCCCCGCGCCTCCTCCCTCCCGACCCGCACGAGCGCGCCGTCGCTCGCTTCTGGGCCTCCTACGTCGACGGCGAGCTGCTCAGCGCGTGGCTGCCCGTCTACGGCGGACGCACCGGCGAGGAGAGGGCAGAGGCGGCGGGGCGGGTCGGCGCCGCCCTGGAGACGCTGGAGCGAGCGTTCGGGGAGTGCTCCAAGGGGAAGGGCTTCTTCGGCGGGGACACGGTGGGGCTCGTGGACGTCGTGCTCGGCGGCTTCGTCGGGTGGCTGCAGACGTCCGAGGCCATGTGCGGCGTGAGGCTGCTCGACGCCGCCGCGACGCCGCTGCTGGCGGCCTGGGCGGAGCGGTTTCGCGCGCTCGACGGCGTCAAGGAGGTGATGCCGGATGCGCAGAGGCTGCTCGAGTACAACCTGATGAGGCGAGCTCGCCTCGGGCTGCCgccgacctcgccgccgccgccgctacagCACCAATAG